The uncultured Desulfatiglans sp. DNA window CCGATATCCCAGTACCTGATCGTCTCGATCGCATCGATGAAAGACTCCCGGTCGACATTCCTGCCCGCCCGCTCCAGGCCCTCGACCAGGACCCTCGCGTTGATGTAACCCTCCAGACTGACGAAATTGGGCTTGTCTTCCGGGAAAAATCGGGCGAGACACCGCACATATTCTGCGACACCCGGAAGAAGGGCCTGCATCTCGACCGATTCAGGCGGCGGAACGACCTGGCTGACCACCACCCCGTTTCCATCCGGGCCAAGGCGCCGGGCAAGTTCATCGGCGCCGACAAACGAGACGTTGTAGAAGAGGGGGTTGAATCCAACCGCCCTCGCCTCCCGGATGAACCGGGCGCAAGGCTCGTAGGTGCCGATCATCACGACCGCCTCGGCTGCGCTCTCCCTGATCCTTGCAAGCCCCTCTTCCACGTCGAGAGTCCCCCGGATATAGGATCCCCGGGCAACGGGCGTCAACCCGTATGCCCGCAGGGCCAGTTCCGTGCCTTTGAGGCCGTCGAAGCCATAGGCGTCGTACTGATAGAACACGGCGACACGCCGGATGCCCAGATCGGCGACCAGATGCTTCACGGCGGCGGCCGTCTCCTGGTAGTAGGAAGCCCTCACATTGATGAGGTAACGGTTCACCGGGTCACGCAGCGCATAGGCCCCCGTAAACATGCCCACAAGAGGGATCCGCGCCTTTTCGATCAAAGGCACGATTTTGACCGTCGTAGGCGTACCGACATAACAGAAAAGCGCGAAAACCCGGTCCTCGATAATCAGCTTCTGGGTGTTGGCAACGCAGCGCGGCGGATCGTAGCCATCGTCATAAGCGATCAGCTCGATCCGGCGGCCATGCACGCCGCCACGCTCGTTGACAAGATGGAGATACGCGAGCGCGCCGTGCAGTGTCTGGGTGCCCAGGTAACCCGCATGACCTCCCAGGGCCAGCGAGGAACCCAGGAGGATTCTCGTCTCATCGACCTGGTAAGACGCCGGCTGCCGGTCGGCCACCCCTAACGGTGCGTCGCAACCGGCCGCAAACATGAAGATCCCCATAAAAAAGGCCCATCGGAGACAGAACGTGATCGACCGTGCCATGACCCCTCCAATGCCTCTCACGCCCACTGCGTTTCAATCCTGGGCGCAATCTGCCGCGCGGAGACTCCCCGGCTCCGTTCGGACGCCGCCGTTTGACCGGACCATGCAAACCCAACCTGGGCTTAACCCGAAAACAGAGTCTCTTCCCTCTAGATGTCCATCGGGGAATGATTTCCCGGCACGAGCCGGTTTCCAAGACAACCCCTGCCGTTCATGCTGCGCCTCGTTCAGGCATACTCCTCCACCTTCGAGCCGCCCGTGTCAGACCTGGCGAAACCGGCACGCCCATCTGGAAGTCTTTCTCCAGACCGGGGGTGGGAAGGGGCCCTCTCTTCCCGGCCGGGGGATCTGCCATTTGCGGAATCGTTTGGATAAAAAGCGCATAGTGTTAAATTATAATAAAATTTCGATCGATACTCTTGACTTTTTTTTCGGGCTCGGATAACAGTGTTACACAGTGAACGGATCGCCATAAACGACTTTCATCCCGGGCCGTTTCCAAACTCCCCCCAGCAGGCCCTTCCAGGCGGTTCGAGTCTTACCTGTATCATTCTCCTGAATCGGCTTCGTTACACGGATTAAAGGAGCAATGCACAGCGATTCCAATTTTGCTGATAGATCTAAAAAGGCCCTTTGAGGGAAGTCTGAGGCGATGCCCATTCCCCATAGCGGATTTCCATGCAAAAGCGGCCTTTTCGCCTGTCTCGCTTTCAACCCACAGGCGGTTGATTGTTCAGCAGGCTGCAAGCCCCGGCGGTCCAAGGGACTGATCCCTTTGATACCGGGAAAACGACCCATCCCATGGTTTTGGGGTTTTGGTCGTTCTAGGCAGTTATCTCCCAACTCGCGCTTCTAAACAGCCCCCCTGTGTGATTTTTACAGAGTCTTGCGATTCGGATACAGTACCCCGCAACGTGCAACAAACCACTCAACAGGAGGTGACTGATCATGGATCAACAGGTTAAACGGGATTTCTACGACAGACTGGCTGCAAGATCGATCTCCCGGCGCGATTTCATGCGCTACTGCGGGATGCTGACCGCAACCATGGGGCTTTCAGCCTCTTTCGTGCCGAAGGTTGCAGAGGTCTTCGCCGCCCCGAAGCAGAGGCCGCCCGTCGTCTGGCTCCACTTTGCCGAGTGCACGGGATGCTCGGAGGCGGTTCTGAGATCACAATATCCTTGGATCGACGAACTGCTGATGGAGATCCTTTCCATGGAATACCATGAAACGATCATGGCTGCAGCCGGTCATCAGGCCGAAGACAACCTGCAGGCCGCCGTCAAAAAATACGAGGGGCAATTTCTCTGTGTGGTGGAGGGCGCTGTGGCCACCGCCCACAACGGGGCCTACGGTAAAATCGCA harbors:
- a CDS encoding Extracellular ligand-binding receptor translates to MARSITFCLRWAFFMGIFMFAAGCDAPLGVADRQPASYQVDETRILLGSSLALGGHAGYLGTQTLHGALAYLHLVNERGGVHGRRIELIAYDDGYDPPRCVANTQKLIIEDRVFALFCYVGTPTTVKIVPLIEKARIPLVGMFTGAYALRDPVNRYLINVRASYYQETAAAVKHLVADLGIRRVAVFYQYDAYGFDGLKGTELALRAYGLTPVARGSYIRGTLDVEEGLARIRESAAEAVVMIGTYEPCARFIREARAVGFNPLFYNVSFVGADELARRLGPDGNGVVVSQVVPPPESVEMQALLPGVAEYVRCLARFFPEDKPNFVSLEGYINARVLVEGLERAGRNVDRESFIDAIETIRYWDIGIANTISFSPTDHQALEEVYFTRIEDESFYLISDWQVAGSANPPPVKRHSTEE